One Mercurialis annua linkage group LG3, ddMerAnnu1.2, whole genome shotgun sequence DNA window includes the following coding sequences:
- the LOC126675053 gene encoding thioredoxin H2-like, protein MGSMISGVYGTDPQSVIDDHSGITVIQSSNHWQLHFNNIRDSSMLMVVDFAASWCGPCKSIEPELIAMAQKYTDVSFAKIDVDELPSVSQEFGVHAMPTFVLLKGGKEVDRVVGAKKDELIEKIVKHRAS, encoded by the exons ATGGGATCGATGATTTCAGGCGTATATGGAACTGACCCACAATCTGTAATTGATGATCATTCAGGCATCACAGTTATCCAGTCATCTAACCATTGGCAACTTCACTTCAACAACATCAGAGATTCTTCTATGCTG ATGGTGGTTGATTTCGCTGCTTCCTGGTGTGGACCTTGTAAATCTATTGAGCCAGAACTTATAGCTATGGCTCAGAAGTATACTGATGTGAGCTTTGCCAAGATTGATGTTGATGAACTGCCT AGTGTGTCTCAGGAATTTGGAGTGCATGCTATGCCTACGTTTGTGCTGTTGAAGGGCGGCAAGGAAGTGGATAGAGTTGTAGGAGCTAAGAAAGACGAGCTTATCGAGAAGATTGTGAAGCATAGGGCTTCTTGA
- the LOC126675052 gene encoding thioredoxin H2-like: MGSILSALYGGGAAATDEQSEIDGHPAVTAFHSSNRWQLHFNSMKESPQLMVIDFAASWCGPCKFMEPELIAMAHKYTDVSFAKIDVDELPSVSQEFGVQAMPTFVLVKRGKEVDRVVGAKKDELIKKIVKNRAIQSAS, from the exons ATGGGATCGATTCTTTCAGCCCTATATGGCGGAGGGGCCGCTGCAACTGACGAGCAATCTGAAATTGATGGTCATCCAGCCGTCACAGCTTTCCACTCATCTAACCGTTGGCAACTTCACTTCAATTCCATGAAAGAGTCTCCCCAGCTG ATGGTGATTGATTTCGCTGCTTCCTGGTGCGGACCTTGTAAATTTATGGAGCCAGAACTTATAGCTATGGCTCACAAGTATACTGATGTGAGCTTTGCCAAGATTGATGTTGATGAACTGCCT AGCGTGTCGCAGGAATTTGGAGTGCAAGCTATGCCTACGTTTGTGTTGGTGAAGAGAGGGAAGGAAGTCGATAGAGTCGTAGGAGCCAAGAAAGATGAACTTATCAAGAAGATTGTGAAGAATAGGGCTATTCAATCAGCATCTTAA